The following coding sequences are from one Formosa haliotis window:
- a CDS encoding fumarylacetoacetate hydrolase family protein has product MKILAIGKNYVLNAEELKTVTKNGKQLIFSKPDSSLVKDNKDVEFPAFTDNLVYEVELVVEIGKSGKNISEQDATSYISGIAVAIDYTAKDVLNDVREGKGPWELAKGFDGAAPISAVKAISNFPDVTNINFDLKINGDTVQEGNTGLIIYNFAEIIAFVSKYMTLNPGDLIFTGTPAYGTGQIHKGDHLQASIEGELLLDFKMV; this is encoded by the coding sequence ATGAAAATACTTGCAATAGGTAAGAATTATGTTCTTAATGCAGAAGAATTAAAAACAGTTACAAAGAACGGAAAACAACTTATATTCTCTAAGCCAGACTCGAGTTTAGTAAAAGATAATAAAGATGTTGAATTTCCAGCTTTCACAGATAATTTAGTTTACGAAGTAGAATTGGTTGTAGAAATTGGAAAATCGGGTAAAAATATTTCAGAACAAGATGCTACTTCATACATTTCTGGAATTGCAGTAGCAATAGACTATACAGCTAAAGATGTTTTAAACGATGTAAGAGAAGGTAAAGGACCATGGGAACTTGCTAAAGGGTTCGACGGTGCGGCCCCAATTTCGGCAGTTAAAGCAATTTCAAATTTCCCAGATGTAACCAATATTAATTTCGATTTAAAAATAAACGGAGATACTGTTCAAGAAGGAAACACGGGTTTAATTATTTATAATTTTGCAGAAATTATAGCTTTTGTTTCTAAGTATATGACTTTAAATCCAGGCGATTTAATTTTTACAGGAACACCAGCTTATGGTACGGGTCAAATTCATAAAGGCGATCATTTACAAGCTTCTATAGAAGGTGAGTTGCTTTTAGACTTTAAAATGGTATAA
- a CDS encoding universal stress protein, with amino-acid sequence MRNILLPTDFSENAWNAIEYALKMFKDESCKFYVLHSYCQPTSGPYTGITSGMARESIYKAQVENSKDGLKEVFDQIHSNFENPNHEFVKLSVYDLFPSAVKKIVEDQKIDVIIMGTEGADGLKEITVGSNTAGLIGLVKCPIVAIPKNVTYKAINEIAFSTDYNLSFSKKGLAPLLEIAKVSDSFISVLHIMDRVKELTKSQKAKHEKLNTILKDYKSDYFTLTDIGVSSGVRAFVQSRKVDMLCVVTKEKDFLKRILNQSYSKSISNHSSVPLLILNAKSF; translated from the coding sequence ATGAGAAATATACTTTTGCCAACGGATTTTTCGGAAAACGCTTGGAATGCTATTGAATACGCTTTAAAAATGTTTAAAGATGAATCTTGTAAATTTTATGTACTTCATTCCTATTGTCAACCAACATCTGGACCATATACTGGAATAACATCTGGAATGGCTAGAGAATCTATATATAAAGCACAAGTTGAAAATAGCAAGGATGGATTAAAAGAGGTTTTTGACCAAATCCATTCTAATTTTGAAAACCCAAATCATGAATTTGTAAAGTTATCGGTATATGATTTATTCCCTTCTGCAGTAAAGAAAATTGTTGAAGATCAGAAAATAGATGTCATAATTATGGGAACCGAAGGTGCCGATGGTTTAAAGGAAATTACTGTTGGTAGTAATACAGCGGGCTTAATAGGTTTAGTAAAATGTCCTATTGTTGCAATTCCTAAAAATGTAACGTACAAGGCGATTAACGAAATAGCCTTTTCTACAGATTACAATCTTTCGTTTAGTAAAAAAGGACTAGCACCATTACTTGAAATAGCCAAAGTTAGCGATTCTTTCATTTCTGTGCTTCATATCATGGACCGGGTTAAAGAATTAACTAAAAGCCAGAAAGCTAAACACGAAAAATTAAATACCATCTTAAAAGATTATAAAAGCGATTACTTTACCTTAACCGATATTGGGGTTTCATCTGGAGTTCGTGCTTTTGTTCAAAGTAGAAAAGTAGATATGTTGTGTGTAGTAACTAAAGAAAAAGATTTTTTAAAACGTATCCTCAATCAGTCGTATAGTAAATCTATTAGTAACCATTCTAGTGTGCCTTTATTAATCTTAAATGCAAAAAGTTTTTAA
- a CDS encoding response regulator transcription factor encodes MIHNILIVEDEYNVATFIKKGLEEVGYNSFIAYDGQTAIDLLIQKDIDLILLDVILPGMSGYEIAEKVKSLGFETVPIIFLSALGSTENIIKGLDIGADDYLSKPFKFKELLARIRAVARRKNKAVPDTSLLKIADLVLNNDTKIVKRNNTEIKLTSTEYRLLEYLLKNKNKVLSRVDILEHVWDINFNMGTNVVDVYVNYLRNKIDKSYSPKLIQTVVGMGYILKNPDNEN; translated from the coding sequence ATGATACATAATATTTTAATTGTTGAAGATGAATATAACGTAGCAACATTTATAAAAAAAGGATTAGAGGAAGTGGGTTATAATTCGTTTATAGCTTACGATGGACAAACCGCAATCGATCTTTTAATTCAGAAAGATATAGATTTAATCTTGTTAGATGTTATCTTACCAGGGATGAGTGGTTACGAAATTGCCGAAAAAGTTAAAAGTTTAGGGTTCGAAACAGTGCCTATAATTTTCTTATCTGCCCTTGGAAGCACAGAAAATATTATAAAAGGACTTGATATAGGTGCAGACGATTATTTGTCTAAACCATTTAAATTTAAAGAGCTCTTAGCTAGAATTAGAGCTGTTGCTCGTCGAAAAAATAAAGCGGTTCCCGATACCTCTCTTTTAAAAATTGCCGATTTAGTATTAAATAACGACACCAAAATAGTTAAACGAAATAATACAGAAATTAAATTAACGTCTACAGAATATAGACTGTTAGAATATTTACTTAAAAATAAGAATAAGGTATTATCTAGGGTAGATATTTTAGAACATGTTTGGGATATTAACTTTAATATGGGTACCAATGTTGTAGACGTTTATGTAAATTATTTAAGAAACAAAATAGACAAATCGTATTCGCCTAAACTAATTCAAACCGTAGTTGGAA